One window of the Streptomyces sp. ITFR-21 genome contains the following:
- a CDS encoding MFS transporter codes for MTLLDVSIVNVALPSIRTGIGASQSGLQWVLSGYALTFGLALVPAGRLGDVRGRRPVFLTGLVLFTATSALAGAAQNETWLVVARLLQGAAGGVLVPQVSGFIQQMFRGAQRGRAFGLLGATIGVSTAVGPLLGGLLIQAFGTHEGWRWVFYVNLPIGLAALPVAHRLLPAPPRPEPGRQRARSDLDPVGVLLLGAGTVVLLLPFVQEQQWPGPQKWLLVPAALLVLAGFVRWERRYARGHEPLVDLALFRQRSYAFGVLLSLLYFAGFTAVFFILTLYLQNGKGYTALEAGLSIMPFALGSGGAAAVGGRVVTRIGRPLVAAGLVMVVVGLLGAALAVHLDAARSVGFVTAAPLLLAGLGSGLVISPNQTLTLAEVPVARAGSAGGVLQTAQRIGSAAGIAAVGSVFFSRVDGSHADWSGGFQLGLLTAAGLALLALAVALADVFTARPDTPRGGARGPGAGRR; via the coding sequence GCTGACCTTCGGTCTGGCGCTGGTGCCGGCCGGACGGCTGGGCGACGTACGGGGCCGGCGGCCGGTCTTCCTGACGGGTCTGGTGCTGTTCACCGCGACCAGCGCGCTGGCGGGCGCGGCGCAGAACGAGACGTGGCTGGTCGTCGCGCGGCTGCTGCAGGGCGCGGCCGGCGGCGTCCTGGTGCCGCAGGTGTCGGGCTTCATCCAGCAGATGTTCCGCGGCGCCCAGCGCGGCCGGGCGTTCGGCCTGCTCGGCGCGACCATCGGGGTCTCCACCGCGGTCGGCCCGCTGCTCGGCGGCCTGCTGATCCAGGCGTTCGGCACCCATGAGGGCTGGCGCTGGGTGTTCTACGTGAACCTGCCGATCGGTCTGGCGGCGCTGCCGGTGGCGCACCGGCTGCTGCCGGCCCCGCCGCGGCCGGAGCCGGGCCGACAGCGGGCCCGCAGCGACCTGGACCCGGTCGGGGTGCTGCTGCTGGGCGCGGGCACCGTCGTGCTGCTGCTGCCGTTCGTGCAGGAGCAGCAGTGGCCCGGTCCGCAGAAGTGGCTGCTGGTGCCGGCCGCGCTGCTGGTCCTGGCCGGCTTCGTGAGGTGGGAGCGGCGGTACGCGCGCGGGCACGAGCCGCTGGTGGACCTGGCGCTGTTCCGGCAGCGGTCGTACGCGTTCGGGGTGCTGCTGTCGCTGCTGTACTTCGCGGGTTTCACCGCGGTCTTCTTCATCCTGACGCTGTACCTGCAGAACGGGAAGGGGTACACCGCGCTGGAGGCGGGCCTGTCGATCATGCCGTTCGCCCTGGGGTCCGGTGGGGCGGCGGCGGTGGGCGGCCGGGTGGTGACCAGGATCGGCCGGCCGCTGGTGGCGGCGGGGCTGGTGATGGTCGTCGTCGGGCTGCTGGGCGCCGCGCTCGCGGTCCATCTGGACGCCGCCCGTTCGGTGGGCTTCGTGACGGCGGCCCCGCTGCTGCTGGCCGGGCTCGGCAGCGGCCTGGTCATCTCGCCGAACCAGACGCTGACCCTGGCCGAGGTGCCGGTGGCGCGGGCGGGCAGTGCGGGCGGGGTGCTGCAGACCGCGCAGCGGATCGGGTCGGCGGCCGGCATCGCGGCGGTCGGGTCGGTCTTCTTCAGCCGGGTCGACGGCTCGCACGCCGACTGGTCCGGCGGCTTCCAGCTGGGTCTGCTGACCGCCGCCGGGCTGGCGCTGCTGGCCCTGGCCGTGGCGCTGGCGGACGTCTTCACCGCCCGCCCGGACACCCCGCGGGGCGGGGCGCGGGGGCCGGGCGCCGGGCGGCGCTGA
- a CDS encoding alpha-ketoglutarate-dependent dioxygenase AlkB produces the protein MHHQQASLFGTGAPALGTLDGLRRTELGRGAWIDTLPGWLSGADALFDRLAAEVPWRAEERRMYDNVVAVPRLLAHYAPGAALPDPVLTEARARLCAHYAAELGEPFVSAGLCYYRDGRDSVAWHGDRIGRGGAQDTMVAIVSLGEPRPLLLRPRGGGPATVRTPLGHGDLIVMGGSCQRTWDHAVPKTRADVGGRISVQFRPRGVA, from the coding sequence ATGCACCACCAGCAAGCGTCCCTCTTCGGCACCGGGGCCCCCGCGCTCGGCACCCTGGACGGGCTGCGCCGCACCGAACTCGGCCGCGGCGCGTGGATCGACACCCTCCCCGGCTGGCTGAGCGGCGCCGACGCCCTCTTCGACCGGCTGGCCGCCGAGGTGCCCTGGCGGGCCGAGGAGCGCCGGATGTACGACAACGTCGTCGCCGTACCGCGCCTGCTCGCCCACTACGCCCCGGGCGCCGCGCTGCCGGACCCCGTCCTCACCGAGGCCCGCGCCCGGCTCTGCGCCCACTACGCGGCCGAACTCGGCGAACCCTTCGTGTCGGCCGGCCTGTGCTACTACCGCGACGGCCGGGACAGCGTCGCCTGGCACGGCGACCGCATCGGCCGCGGCGGCGCCCAGGACACGATGGTCGCCATCGTGTCCCTCGGCGAGCCCCGCCCGCTGCTGCTGCGCCCGCGCGGCGGCGGCCCGGCGACCGTCCGCACACCGCTCGGCCACGGCGACCTGATCGTCATGGGCGGCTCCTGCCAGCGCACCTGGGACCACGCGGTCCCCAAGACCCGGGCGGACGTCGGCGGCCGGATCAGTGTCCAGTTCCGGCCGCGCGGGGTGGCGTAG
- a CDS encoding ATP-dependent DNA ligase, which translates to MLFADVARVSREIARTSARSRKTVLLAEFFRAVEPADVHVAIAYLAGRLPQGRLGVGWAALRDRPAPAAQPALTVAAVDEALTAVRRAAGGGSQATRRTLLRELFGAATGPEQEYLLGLLTGEVRQGALDAAAVAGLAAATDAPPADVRRAVMLAGALEPVAVALLAGGAAALDDFALTVGTPLLPMLAGSAKSVAEAVAKAGRCAVEEKLDGIRVQVHRDGAGVRIFTRTLDEVTARLPEIVEAAAALPAERFVVDGEVLAFDGAGRPRPFQETAGRVGSRVDVTAAASAMPVHAVFFDVLAVDGRELLDQPYDVRHAALAALMPAELRVRRSVVTDPADPAQLAAAEDFFTATLDRGHEGVVVKAAGSGYAAGRRGAAWLKVKPVHTLDLVVLAVERGHGRRAGRLSNLHLGARDEDGSFVMLGKTFKGLTDALLDWQTERLGALAVDDDGYTVTVRPELVVEIAYDGVQTSPRYPAGLTLRFARVVRYREDKTAAEADTVAAVRAAHTGG; encoded by the coding sequence ATGCTCTTCGCCGACGTCGCCCGGGTGTCCCGGGAGATCGCACGGACCTCCGCGCGGTCCCGCAAGACCGTGCTGCTCGCCGAGTTCTTCCGGGCCGTCGAGCCGGCCGACGTGCACGTCGCCATCGCGTACCTGGCCGGCCGGCTGCCGCAGGGCCGGCTCGGCGTCGGCTGGGCCGCGCTGCGCGACCGTCCCGCGCCCGCCGCGCAGCCGGCGCTGACCGTGGCGGCGGTGGACGAGGCGCTGACCGCCGTGCGCCGGGCGGCCGGCGGCGGCTCCCAGGCCACCCGCAGGACGCTGCTCCGGGAGCTGTTCGGCGCGGCGACCGGGCCGGAGCAGGAGTACCTGCTGGGGCTGCTCACCGGCGAGGTGCGGCAGGGCGCGCTGGACGCGGCGGCCGTGGCGGGGCTGGCCGCGGCCACCGACGCGCCCCCGGCGGACGTGCGCCGCGCGGTGATGCTGGCCGGCGCCCTGGAGCCCGTGGCGGTCGCGCTGCTGGCCGGAGGGGCGGCGGCACTGGACGACTTCGCGCTGACGGTGGGCACCCCGCTGCTGCCGATGCTGGCGGGCAGCGCCAAGAGCGTGGCGGAGGCGGTCGCCAAAGCGGGCCGCTGCGCGGTCGAGGAGAAGCTCGACGGGATCCGGGTGCAGGTGCACCGCGACGGCGCCGGGGTGCGGATCTTCACCAGGACGCTGGACGAGGTGACCGCCCGGCTGCCGGAGATCGTCGAGGCCGCCGCCGCGCTGCCCGCCGAGCGCTTCGTCGTCGACGGCGAGGTGCTGGCCTTCGACGGCGCCGGCCGCCCCCGGCCCTTCCAGGAGACCGCGGGCCGGGTCGGCTCCCGGGTGGACGTGACGGCGGCGGCCAGCGCCATGCCCGTGCACGCGGTCTTCTTCGACGTCCTCGCCGTGGACGGCCGCGAGCTGCTGGATCAGCCCTACGACGTCCGGCACGCGGCGCTGGCGGCCCTGATGCCGGCCGAGCTGCGGGTGCGGCGGTCCGTCGTCACCGACCCCGCGGACCCGGCGCAGCTCGCCGCCGCCGAGGACTTCTTCACCGCCACCTTGGACCGCGGCCACGAGGGCGTCGTCGTCAAGGCCGCCGGCAGCGGGTACGCCGCCGGGCGGCGCGGCGCCGCGTGGCTGAAGGTCAAGCCGGTGCACACCCTGGACCTGGTGGTGCTGGCCGTGGAGCGCGGGCACGGCAGACGCGCCGGCCGGCTGTCCAACCTGCACCTGGGCGCACGCGACGAGGACGGCTCGTTCGTGATGCTCGGCAAGACCTTCAAGGGCCTCACCGACGCGCTGCTGGACTGGCAGACCGAGCGGCTGGGCGCGCTGGCGGTCGACGACGACGGGTACACGGTGACAGTCCGCCCCGAACTGGTGGTGGAGATCGCCTACGACGGGGTGCAGACCTCGCCGCGCTACCCGGCCGGGCTGACCCTGCGGTTCGCCCGGGTGGTCCGCTACCGCGAGGACAAGACCGCCGCGGAGGCGGACACCGTGGCGGCGGTCCGGGCGGCGCACACCGGAGGCTGA
- a CDS encoding endonuclease has product MAPTQRDVVRTLLDDHGHTYAEEAGITLKDTPQPLYRLLVLASLLSAPIRTGVAVAAARELDRAGLRDPRRMAGATWQERVDALGRGGYRRYDERTAAQLGQGAELTAERYGGDLRRLRERAAGDLTEMRRELREFPGVGPAGADIFLREAQSVWPEAAPYLDSKALDGARRLDLPDAPAALTRLADGAEPAILAAALVRVTLDKGAAGKVLEHAGR; this is encoded by the coding sequence ATGGCCCCGACACAGCGCGACGTGGTGCGGACCCTGCTGGACGACCACGGACACACGTACGCCGAGGAAGCGGGCATCACGCTCAAGGACACCCCGCAGCCGCTGTACCGGCTGCTGGTGCTGGCGAGCCTGCTCAGCGCGCCGATCCGGACCGGTGTGGCGGTGGCCGCGGCGCGGGAGCTGGACCGGGCGGGCCTGCGCGACCCGCGGCGGATGGCCGGCGCCACCTGGCAGGAGCGCGTCGACGCGCTCGGCCGCGGCGGCTACCGGCGCTACGACGAGCGCACCGCGGCCCAGCTCGGACAGGGCGCGGAGCTCACCGCCGAGCGCTACGGCGGCGATCTGCGGAGGCTGCGCGAGCGGGCCGCCGGGGACCTCACCGAGATGCGCCGCGAGCTGCGGGAGTTCCCGGGGGTCGGCCCGGCCGGCGCGGACATCTTCCTGCGCGAGGCCCAGTCGGTGTGGCCGGAGGCCGCCCCCTACCTGGACTCCAAGGCACTGGATGGCGCCCGCCGGCTGGACCTGCCCGACGCCCCCGCCGCGCTGACCCGGCTGGCGGACGGCGCCGAGCCCGCGATCCTGGCAGCGGCCCTGGTCAGGGTGACGCTGGACAAGGGCGCGGCGGGGAAGGTCCTGGAGCACGCCGGCCGCTGA